One region of Malania oleifera isolate guangnan ecotype guangnan chromosome 6, ASM2987363v1, whole genome shotgun sequence genomic DNA includes:
- the LOC131158448 gene encoding uncharacterized protein LOC131158448 gives MEQLFTSHFLNSQRIVKTTAHLMSMVQGERETLMKFMHRFNTATLEVRNLDMGVALAALTTALQPRSFLYSLGKNPPIDMGELMARAQKYINLEEMMDTRGSRIELKRKGNSLEIGKSSRSAKRHENATLLASPSTRRQSSKFSTYTPLNIRCSKLPMQIRKKDYVSWTEPMRTPLHKWNMSKFCQFHKDHRHDTKECIQLRNKIEALIKRGYLSRFIKKEDPPREPRKQKRPNDKEEQVIGEIAVIFRGSASGGDSGEEVQQPYDDALVLSLLVANYKVRRILIDNGSSANIMFWFMLEGMKIGKERLKPIATPLVGFGGDVVHPVGTITLPVTVGTTPQLVTSLTEFLVVDRPLERSVQIGSHLLETLRAELSQLLNEFLDVFAWCADDMSGIDPTIIEHRLQVDPNHRLVKQKKRSFAMVLVTKPNGKWRTCIDFTDLNKAFPKDSFPLP, from the exons ATGGAACAATTGTTCACCAGCCATTTCCTCAACAGTCAGAGGATTGTCAAAACAACAGCTCACCTAATGAGCATGGTCCAGGGAGAGAGGGAGACATTAATGAAATTTATGCATCGCTTCAACACCGCAACCCTGGAGGTCCGCAATCTAGACATGGGAGTGGCGTTGGCAGCCCTGACCACAGCTCTCCAACCTAGAAGTTTCCTATACTCGCTAGGGAAAAACCCACCGATTGATATGGGAGAGTTAATGGCCCGAGCGCAAAAGTACATCAACTTGGAAGAGATGATGGACACTAGGGGAAGCCGCATTGAGTTGAAGAGGAAAGGGAATAGCTTGGAGATAGGCAAATCTTCTAGGTCTGCAAAAAGGCATGAGAACGCAACGCTGCTTGCTAGCCCTAGCACGAGACGGCAATCCAGTAAGTTCTCCACCTATACACCCCTGAATATACGGTGTTCTAAATTACCAATGCAGATAAGAAAGAAAGATTATGTCTCATGGACCGAACCCATGCGAACTCCCCTGCATAAATGGAACATGTCTAAATTTTGCCAGTTCCACAAGGATCACAGGCACGACACAAAGGAGTGCATTCAGCTGAGAAACAAAATTGAAGCCCTAATAAAAAGGGGATACCTATCAAGGTTTATCAAAAAAGAAGATCCACCGAGGGAACCTCGCAAGCAAAAGAGACCCAACGACAAGGAAGAACAAGTCATAGGGGAAATTGCAGTGATCTTCAGAGGATCTGCTAGTGGAGGAGACAGCGGAG AAGAGGTACAGCAACCATATGATGACGCATTGGTACTCTCCTTGTTGGTGGCGAATTACAAAGTCAGGCGCATATTAATAGATAATGGGAGCTCGGCAAACATCATGTTCTGGTTTATGCTAGAAGGGATGAAAATTGGAAAGGAAAGACTCAAGCCAATCGCAACCCCCCTAGTTGGGTTTGGTGGAGATGTGGTTCATCCCGTAGGGACAATCACGCTACCTGTAACCGTGGGGACGACCCCACAGCTAGTTACTTCATTGACAGAGTTCTTAGTGGTGGATCGACCCCTG GAGAGATCCGTGCAGATAGGGAGTCACCTGCTTGAAACCCTGAGAGCAGAGCTAAGCCAGCTGCTAAACGAATTCTTGGACGTATTCGCTTGGTGTGCTGATGATATGTCGGGTATTGATCCTACCATCATAGAGCATAGGTTGCAGGTGGACCCCAACCACCGACTTGTGAAGCAGAAGAAAAGGAGTTTCGCGATGGTCCTAGTAACGAAGCCTAATggaaaatggcgcacctgcatagaTTTCACAGATCTGAATAAGGCGTTCCCGAAGGACAGCTTCCCTCTCCCCTGA